The genomic window TCTGGTGCGGGTTTAGCACGGCGGGATTGCTCACCAAGCGCAATGATGATCCCCAACATTCCATGCGGCCCTTTGACAAAAACCGGGATGGTTTTTTGCTTGCGGAGGGCGCCGGCTTTCTCGTGCTGGAAGAGCTGTCGCACGCCTTGGGGCGTGGCGCACGGATTTACGCCGAAGTGGCGGCGCACGGGCGCAGTTGCGAGGCGTTCAGCTCGGTCGCCGAGCATCCCGAAGGTGTGGGCGTCTATCGCGCCATGGAAAAAGCCTTGCGGCGCGCGCAACTGTTACCGGCGGAAATTGATTACATCAACGCGCACGGCACCGCCACCGAGGCCAATGATAAAATTGAGACGCTCGCCATCAAACGCCTGTTCGGCAACCATGCCAAACGGGTGGCGGTCAGCAGCACCAAACCCGTCACCGGTCATCTCCTCGCGGCGGCGGGCGCCGTGGAGACCATCATCTGCACCCTGGGTTTGCATCACCAGGAAATCCCGCCCACCATCAATTTGACGGAACCCATTGAAGGCTGCGACTTGGATTACGTGCCGCACACCGCCCGTCCCTTCCCATTGCGCGCGGTCATGAATTTGAACGTCGGTTTCGGCGGCAAAAACGCTGCCCTGATTCTCAAGCAGTATTCCCAAGCCCGGTGAATTCCTTTCAGTATATCCCCTTGACGGCGGCCGGGTTCAACCTGGCGCTGGCCCTGTTTGTCTTTGCGCGCAATCCCCGGCAGACGCTGAATCAGGTGTTTTTGCTCTGGGGCTCCTCGGTGGCCGTGTGGAATCTGGGGGTGTTCATGATGTTCCGCGTGCAGACGCATGCGGATGCGATGTTCTGGGCGAAGTTTCTCCAGATGGGCGTCATTGTGCTGCCCTTCAGCCTGTATCACATCTGCCTCCAGGTTGCGCAGGTTCCCGCCCGCCGGCTGGTGATCTTATTGTACAGCATGATGGGGGTGTTTCTGGTGCTCAACGCGGCCGGCTACTTTGTGAAGGATGTCCGTAATGTGCCGGAGATGGGCGCTTATTATACCTTGGGCGGCGGCGGTTTCTTCGTTTTTTTCGTCGTCTATATCATTTTCACGGTGTCCATCCTCGGGTTGTTGTACCGCAAGCAAGCGGCCGCGCCGTTGCTGTATCGCCAGCGGCTGCGCTCGCTGCTGCTCGCGATTGGCATCATCATCGCCTTCGGCGTCAATGACATTCTGCCCATTCTGGGGATGTTCACCTATCCGTTCACCGATCGCGGCGTCGTGCCGTTGGGCAGCGCGGCCGCGTTGTTTTTCGCGTTGATCGTGGCATACAGTGTGTTGCAGTTCCAACTGCTGAATATCCAGTTGACCCTCAGCCGTGTGGCCGCGCAATTGCTGCGCACCGGGTTTCTTTTCTTCACTGGCCTGGTCCTCCTGGTGTTGCTGTACTTTGTGTCGCCCGCCCAGTTCACTCCCTTCGCTTTCATGAGCGCCCTGGCTGTGCTCTTGGCGTCATCCCTCTTGGCCGCGTGGCTGTTCCCGCGTTTGTTTGGCAAGGGCGAGGAAAAACTGGAGCGCTATTTTTTGGGCGATTGGTTTGAATATCAGGAAAAGGTGCGCGGCCTGATTCAAAATCTCCCCTATTACACCGAGCAACAAACCCTGATGACGGATCTGCACCACTTCTTTGTGGATACCATCAAGGTCAAGTCGTACACCATTGTTTTATTGGATGAAGTCAAGCGGGCGTTCACTAGCTTCCAGGCGCATCCCGAGCAACCATCCGTGCCGCTGCCGGAACTCACGGTGGATTCGCCGGTGCTCCATTTCTTCCGCGATACCCAAGCGGATTACCTGGTCTGCAAGCAATACTATGTCATGCCCGGTGAAACCCGCCAACAGGCTGCGGCCCGCAGTCAACTCGAACCGCTGGATGCCGAATTCTGTTTCCCGTTTTTTTCCGGCCAAGAGCCGTTTGGCTTGCTCTTGCTCGGTGAAAAACAATCGGACGACCCTTATACGAAAAATGACGTGCAACTGCTCTCTGATCTGGTGAAACATCTGGGCCTGAGCCTCAACCAAATCCGCCTGAAAAACCAGGTGTTGCGCGCCGAGGAACTTGAACTGCTGGGCATTATGTCCCGTGGCATCGCCCACGACCTCAATAATCTCACCACCCCGGTATGGACCTATTTGCAACTCGCTGGCACGGATACCAACCAGCAGGAACTGAACGAAAATCTGCTGCCCGTGGCCCGGCGCAGCATGGAATCCATTCGTTCCTATATTGAAAAAGCCCGCTTTTTTGCCCGCACCCCCCAACTGCAGCTCACCCGCGTCACTTGGTCGGACTTGATCCATGAAACCATCCAAACCGTGCATGATCGCATCATGGATAAACACCTGACGGTCTCGGTGCAAAACCACGCCGACGGACAGGTGGACGTGGATGAAGTCATGATGCACCGCCTGCTGGGCAATCTGTTGCTGAATGCCATCGAAGCCTCGTTCCTCGGTGGCACCATTGAAATTCGGGTCACCCCTTTGCCCCGGGTGCAGTCCGACCGAAGCTGGTTCCGCCTGACCCTCACGGATCACGGCGAGGGCATTCAGTCCGAAAACCTGAAATTGGTTGGGCGTCCCTATTTCAGCACCAAAAATACCGGCAACAACCAGCGCGGCGCCGGTTTGGGCCTGGCGATCAGCCAAAAAATTGTCGCGCTGCATGGCGGTCATTTCTCCTTGTCGAGCCGCCTCAATCACGGCACCACCATTCAAGTGGATTTGCCGGACCACCCGCCGGTCGAATCCCCAATCCGGCAGCCATGAATGCGTTGCCCATCATCACGCAAGAGAACGGCAGGTTGGAATGGTGAACCGGACCAGTTTACAGAACGTGCGCTGTGCCCTCAATTCCCAGGGCGACGGGGAGGCACAATGGCCCACTGGGCGCGGATGAGCGTACTGACGGACGGAGTGCTCGGCGGTAATTTGTTAAGGTCTGTGAAATTCTGGTCAAACGCCCAGTTGCGCGCAGGTGGATCATAGATATTCGCCTGTCCCCAAGGATGATAGGCGTAACGACTGGCAAACATGACGACCATCGAACCGTTATAGGTGAATGTTTTTTTGCCGGAACTCGGATTCCAACCCTCAAGAAAGCGCGGGAAGTTTTCGGCACCACCGCTATACGTATTATAGTTGGTCGTGGGCACGGTACCGGAAAGAAACGCGGCATTCACCGTGCAATTAGTGGCGATCCGACTCGTCAACGCAGCGGTGCTTAATGAGTCCTTCCACGTGGGAGACAAAATGGTGATGGCATCGGCGATCACTGCCGCCGGCAGCGTGCCCGAAGTATTGGTGGTGCCGCGATCCGCCACCACGGGGGCATTGTAATGCCCTTGGATATACAAGGGAAACGGCGTCACCACCGTCAAGCCGCCTGATGGCAGGCTGGTGCCATTTGTCAAGCGCACGGCTGCCAGATCGGTGTTGGTGTTCAAGCTGACCGACCGGTCATCATCCACATAAAGGGTTCTGACACTGCGTCCCAAATAGGTTGTTAACGCGGAATTGGTCGCCAATCTGCCAATATCCAGATTAACCGGCCTGACCGTTTTACCCTCACGCGCGTCGTAAAACTGGCTTTGCAGGGAAACAAAGGAGGTTAGGTAGTTGGTGGGAATATCTAAGCCGAAGTTATTATACAAGCCGCTGGTGCCGCTGATCAGCACATTGGTTATGCTGGTACTGTTCGTTACGATGGTCGTGTTGGTGGATGTGCATTTCCATACCGAGCCCACCTTATTACTGGTGTAGGTGTAGTTGGTTGCATACGAATAATTGATTTGAATATTGTCGGTAACCCGCAAAATTAAATCGGATTTATTATAATAGCGCTGTTGCCCCATCAGGGACGTCGAGTCCTCCCCAGTGGGGGGCGGATCCAACAAAGCCCGCACGGCCTCCGAGGTATTGTTGGTGCCAATGGGCAAGTTCAGGCTGGTGACCATCCCGTCCCGGTCCGCTTGGTAGCTCACCGAACCAACCGGGGCAGTGCGGCTGTCCCCCGGGGCGCGTTGGAAAAGAATATCACCGACAGCAGTGACATCGCTAAAGAAGGTCAGGGTGCTGTCCGGCTCGACGTACAGCTTTCCGTTGGAATGAACCCGCCCGGTCACATTAAACTGCTGACCGCAACTGATCTCCATATCCATCCCGTAGAAGATGGCAAATTGAAAGAGGGGTATGGTGGCGATCTGTATATCCTGTTGCACCGAGGCCGTCATGTCGAACGGGGCGTTCGTTTCGCGCGCATGGGAGGTAACCCGGTACTTGGCAGCCAGCCCGTACAGGCCGATATACTGCGATTCAAGAGCGGCATATTTCCACGTGGCGGTATTGCTGACGGAATTACACCCGCGCGTGCCAACATCATCGCCAAACGTGTAGTTGCTCCAGAGCTGTTTTTCAGCGCTCGCAGGAATCAGTAAGCGATACTCCGCCAGATGATTATACACATTCACCGGATCCGCTCCCTTAAAATCATAAGTGATGCGGCCCACCACCTTTTCCGTGGCGGCCTCGGCAGCATAGAGGGTGCGGGTATATTGCACGTTCCGCGCGGTCAACTGCACGCTGGTGGAGCTAACCCGTAAAGCGCCGGTAAGCAGGATGATCGTAACGCTTAAAAAAACGAGCACGATGACCAGCGCATAACCGGTTTTGGCGGGCGTGGTGGTTGAAATGAGCCTCATGATTTATTCATGCATGCGGCGCGTGATCTTGGTGCGGAGTTGGAAAAAATCGTAATAAGCGCCTGGCCGGATTACGGTGATCGGGTACTGGATTTGATAAAACTGCAGGGTCAGACTGACCACACAGTTGTTGCGGCTATTCGTGATGACGTTGCCCTGGCTATCCTCCACTGCGAAGATAACCCGATTGGTGATACATTCCGCAATGAGTTCTGGTTGCGTGCTGCTTGAGGGCAACTTGAACAACCGTGAAGTGTTGGTATTCAGGTAGTACCGGGTATAATTCGATTTGAGCACATCGAAATAGACTTGGATGGCTCCTCCCTCCTGACGGCCATCCGGGGGCTTTTCCGTGAACGTGGTCGAATCCCCATCTCCAACCTGGATGCTTTTCGCGACCCGCACGTCCGCAACCAGATCATTTAATGTCCGCCGTGACATTTCCGCCGCCGTAATTTTGGCCTTTACCAGCTCATAAAGTTTCAGCCCCATGATATGCCCGTAGGTGATGCCAATCATGATCATGGAGAGCAACCCTAAGGTGACCAGCAGCTCAACCAAGGTGAAAGCCCTGAGCGCGGGGTGCCGGTGTGCCGATTTGTTCAAGGCGGCGTTCATTGGTTGTCCGGGCTGCGATAAGTGACGACGGTGTTGGTGAACAGGCGTTGCGTGCTGGTGAAACGCCAGACGCAATCCACTTGAATGCAACGTAATGGCGGGTTACTGGCGATGGTTGAAATGGTCGTAAAGTTGGTGGCATAAACGATATTGGTGCCGCTTTGGGGTATGTCGAGAATGTCCACTTTCATCGGGTATTTTGCCGCCGTCAGTTCATCACCCGGCGGGCTGGAAGCGGGGTCCCACTTGGCCGCCCTGGTCTGCTCCATGCGCTGTTGCGCCAAGGATTGCGCCGCGATGCAGTAACAGCTCCATTCGGCACGCTTGGTGACAATGGCATACCCGTTCACAATGGCCAAGACCAACATGACTGAGATGGATAAGGCCACCATGAGTTCGACCAACGTGAAACCACGTATGGAGCAACTGGTTGAAGTCGCACCATCAATTACATATTTGGAAAAACGGAGACGAATGCCTCGATTAAATCCACAGTCGTTGTCTGGTTTTGTGCGTGTTAGTTTCATGCACTTGTTATTATTAGACGGTCCACACTGCCAATCGTCAAGCATGTATAGTGCCAGACAGCTCCATAATCTTGAATTTTTCCAGGGACATTGAATATGGTCACCCTGTAACGTTACAGAGAAATCTAACCGCCACCGCGAGCTTACACCACATGGCCCCCCTTGGTCCTATTTTAGCCGTGTCGCTGTCTCAAATCGGGACAAGGATCGAATTAGATGTCCTGTTTAGTTTATGCAACGTTCTGGGTTCGCATTTTACTAGTTTTCGGTGGACAATTGGCGAAATTAGCTTAGAACTAGGCCCTCATTTTGCCGGAAGGTGAAAGACGATTGCTAATTGACACAATGAACGGCGACCAACAACCAATTGACCCGATGGGCAAGCCAGCGGCTCCTGCCCCAGAAACCATCATGGCCACACCTCCTCAAAGCGCGCCGGACACATTCAAACCCAAACTGGCCAAACCAACACCTCCAGCAGCAGCAGCGGTTGCCTCAAACAGCCCGGTGCCGCCCATGTTCCGCTGGATTGATTGGATGACTTTTGCCGTCACGGCGATCATCGTATTTACCGGGTACATGTTAAGCCGCGCCCCGAATGTGACACTGGAAGACTCCGGCGAACTGGCAGTGGGTTCCTTCTATGCCGGGGTGCCGCACCCGCCCGGATACCCATTCTGGAGCATTCTCACCTGGCTGTTCACGGAACTCATCCCTTTCAAAAACGTCGCCTGGCGGGTCTCGATGGAATCCACCCTCGCGGGGGTGTTCCTGTGCGCCCTGATCGCGATGATGATTTCGCGGGGGAGCAGCATGTTGATTGAGAGTATTGAAGAATTCAAAGACATCCCTAAAAAATGGGAGAACCCGATCTGCCTGTGTGCGGGCTATGTCGGAGGTCTGTTGATGGCTTTTAACGGATTCATGTGGAGCCAGTGCGTCATTGTGGAGGTGTATTCCCTGGCGGTGTTTTCATTTATACTCATGTCGGTTTTCCTGATGCGCTGGATGTACGCGCCGCATCAGAACCGTTACCTGTACCTGGCGCTGTTCATGTTTGGCCTGTGCTTTACCAATCACCAAAGCCTGCTCATGGCCGCCGTG from Verrucomicrobiota bacterium includes these protein-coding regions:
- a CDS encoding beta-ketoacyl-[acyl-carrier-protein] synthase family protein — its product is MNSTYPTRRVVVTGMGVVSANGCDLATFWQNVRNGISGAKPITRFDTTGFASLIGVEIQNFDASALIGVKKARRYDLSTRYGVCAAMLAARDARLDMSKLDADRVGVVEACSLGGIESVVNAYRDWLQKGTRKVSPFHLINSYCGAGSGEIALELGCQGHALTYSSGSASGNDVVGYALNMIQTDEADVMVAGGTEAPLLLPLWCGFSTAGLLTKRNDDPQHSMRPFDKNRDGFLLAEGAGFLVLEELSHALGRGARIYAEVAAHGRSCEAFSSVAEHPEGVGVYRAMEKALRRAQLLPAEIDYINAHGTATEANDKIETLAIKRLFGNHAKRVAVSSTKPVTGHLLAAAGAVETIICTLGLHHQEIPPTINLTEPIEGCDLDYVPHTARPFPLRAVMNLNVGFGGKNAALILKQYSQAR
- a CDS encoding prepilin-type N-terminal cleavage/methylation domain-containing protein, whose protein sequence is MNAALNKSAHRHPALRAFTLVELLVTLGLLSMIMIGITYGHIMGLKLYELVKAKITAAEMSRRTLNDLVADVRVAKSIQVGDGDSTTFTEKPPDGRQEGGAIQVYFDVLKSNYTRYYLNTNTSRLFKLPSSSTQPELIAECITNRVIFAVEDSQGNVITNSRNNCVVSLTLQFYQIQYPITVIRPGAYYDFFQLRTKITRRMHE
- a CDS encoding ATP-binding protein yields the protein MNSFQYIPLTAAGFNLALALFVFARNPRQTLNQVFLLWGSSVAVWNLGVFMMFRVQTHADAMFWAKFLQMGVIVLPFSLYHICLQVAQVPARRLVILLYSMMGVFLVLNAAGYFVKDVRNVPEMGAYYTLGGGGFFVFFVVYIIFTVSILGLLYRKQAAAPLLYRQRLRSLLLAIGIIIAFGVNDILPILGMFTYPFTDRGVVPLGSAAALFFALIVAYSVLQFQLLNIQLTLSRVAAQLLRTGFLFFTGLVLLVLLYFVSPAQFTPFAFMSALAVLLASSLLAAWLFPRLFGKGEEKLERYFLGDWFEYQEKVRGLIQNLPYYTEQQTLMTDLHHFFVDTIKVKSYTIVLLDEVKRAFTSFQAHPEQPSVPLPELTVDSPVLHFFRDTQADYLVCKQYYVMPGETRQQAAARSQLEPLDAEFCFPFFSGQEPFGLLLLGEKQSDDPYTKNDVQLLSDLVKHLGLSLNQIRLKNQVLRAEELELLGIMSRGIAHDLNNLTTPVWTYLQLAGTDTNQQELNENLLPVARRSMESIRSYIEKARFFARTPQLQLTRVTWSDLIHETIQTVHDRIMDKHLTVSVQNHADGQVDVDEVMMHRLLGNLLLNAIEASFLGGTIEIRVTPLPRVQSDRSWFRLTLTDHGEGIQSENLKLVGRPYFSTKNTGNNQRGAGLGLAISQKIVALHGGHFSLSSRLNHGTTIQVDLPDHPPVESPIRQP
- a CDS encoding prepilin-type N-terminal cleavage/methylation domain-containing protein, which encodes MKLTRTKPDNDCGFNRGIRLRFSKYVIDGATSTSCSIRGFTLVELMVALSISVMLVLAIVNGYAIVTKRAEWSCYCIAAQSLAQQRMEQTRAAKWDPASSPPGDELTAAKYPMKVDILDIPQSGTNIVYATNFTTISTIASNPPLRCIQVDCVWRFTSTQRLFTNTVVTYRSPDNQ